A single region of the Lineus longissimus chromosome 14, tnLinLong1.2, whole genome shotgun sequence genome encodes:
- the LOC135499001 gene encoding universal stress protein YxiE-like, which yields MQDPQSLESDMAETEMVISAGDHVVLVAVDASDHSVYALKYYLNHLHQSNHFVIFHHTFEPPQVTYGIGAAGVAQVSSLNSRQWQEMFNKETEAVMKLREEVKATLAHTHKEVRHAFEFESHCGNKPGEGIVKSAEEHHVDLIVIGTRGHGTLRQTVLGSVSNYVLHHVECPITVCHLPKEMRHKRHDKHHHKKHGH from the exons ATGCAAGATCCGCAGTCTCTGGAATCCGATATGGCCGAAACAGAAATGGTAATCTCCGCTGGTGATCACGTGGTGCTTGTTGCTGTGGACGCAAGCGACCATTCGGTGTATGCCTTAAAAT ATTACTTAAACCATCTCCACCAGTCGAACCATTTTGTCATATTCCACCACACGTTTGAACCACCTCAGGTGACATATGGGATAGGAGCAGCCGGTGTAGCAC AGGTCAGCTCACTCAATAGTCGCCAATGGCAAGAAATGTTCAATAAGGAAACTGAGGCTGTGATGAAATTACGCGAAGAGGTCAAGGCAACCCTGGCACACACACATAAAGAA GTTCGCCACGCGTTCGAGTTTGAAAGTCACTGCGGCAACAAGCCAGGGGAGGGTATAGTAAAGTCGGCGGAGGAGCACCACGTTGACCTTATCGTTATTGGCACCAGGGGCCACGGTACTTTGAGGCAGACCGTGCTTGGGAGCGTCAGCAACTACGTGCTCCACCACGTGGAATGCCCGATCACTGTTTGTCACTTGCCGAAGGAGATGCGCCACAAACGCCACGATAAACATCATCACAAGAAACACGGACATTAG
- the LOC135498558 gene encoding procathepsin L-like yields MNGLLLLLAATVAVAMAAPARLASPELDEFWTNFKIQHKKQYEESEETVRRVIWENNLKYIQTHNLEADSGMHTYWLGVNQYADWTSEEFVGFMNGYVMRNRSSSEERRPIFMKPSHVTDLPAKVDWRDDGYVTEIKNQGQCGSCWSFSATGSMEGQNFKKTKTLVSLSEQNLMDCSKKEGNKGCQGGLMDNAFQYVIKNNGIDTEASYPYTAKNGRKCKYSSDNLGATISSFTDITEGSESDLQSAVATIGPISVAIDASHSSFQLYKTGVYNERRCSSTRLDHGVLAVGYGTYEGKDYWLVKNSWGKSWGMDGYVMMSRNVRNQCGIATSASYPVV; encoded by the exons ATGAACggactcctcctcctcctcgctGCAACCGTAGCGGTTGCCATGGCAGCCCCAGCCAGGCTCGCCAGCCCCGAACTCGATGAGTTCTGGACCAACTTTAAAAtccagcacaagaaacagtaCGAAGAAAGTGAAGAAACTGTCAG GCGAGTGATCTGGGAGAACAATCTGAAGTACATCCAGACCCACAACCTGGAGGCGGACTCTGGCATGCACACCTACTGGTTAGGCGTCAACCAGTACGCTGATTGG ACAAGTGAGGAATTTGTTGGCTTCATGAACGGTTACGTCATGAGGAACAGGTCAAGCTCAGAAGAGAGGCGACCCATCTTCATGAAGCCAAGTCACGTGACTGACCTCCCGGCCAAGGTTGACTGGAGGGATGACGGATACGTCACAGAGATCAAGAATCAG GGACAATGCGGCTCATGCTGGTCTTTCTCTGCCACCGGCTCAATGGAAGGACAGAACTTTAAGAAAACAAAGACCCTCGTCTCCCTCTCAGAACAGAACCTCATGGACTGCTCAAAGAAAGAAG GAAACAAAGGCTGCCAGGGAGGTCTTATGGACAATGCCTTTCAATACGTCATCAAGAACAATGGTATTGATACCGAGGCATCTTATCCCTACACAGCTAAG AATGGCAGGAAATGCAAATACTCATCTGACAACCTGGGAGCCACCATCTCTAGCTTCACTGACATCACAGAAGGTAGCGAGTCTGACCTGCAGTCCGCTGTGGCCACCATTGGCCCCATCTCTGTGGCTATTGATGCCTCACACTCAAGTTTCCAGCTCTACAA GACTGGAGTCTACAATGAGAGGAGGTGCAGCTCCACCCGTCTGGATCACGGTGTCCTAGCGGTCGGTTATGGAACCTATGAGGGCAAAGACTACTGGCTCGTCAAGAACAG TTGGGGCAAGTCCTGGGGTATGGACGGATACGTCATGATGTCAAGAAATGTCAGGAACCAATGCGGTATTGCCACGTCAGCTAGCTATCCCGTCGTCTAG